Proteins encoded by one window of Salvia splendens isolate huo1 chromosome 7, SspV2, whole genome shotgun sequence:
- the LOC121741927 gene encoding phosphatidylinositol 3-kinase, root isoform isoform X1, with product MARNEFRFFLSCDINLPVTFKIERLEGKLSARKPPDSADDCNIEEKKPELYVESLLYIDGAPFGLPMRTRFLSLGRLESGGPSYCWNELITLSTKYRDLTANSQLAVTVYDVSCGKDEELVGGATIHLFNMKKQLKTGKHKLRLWAGEEADGSINTNTPGKVPKEERGELERLEKLVNKYERGQIQRVDWLDRLAFKAMERIKERESLKNGSSHLYVIIDFCSFEHRVVFQESGANFIIPSPIASTNELVTVWDPEVGKVNPSEHKQLKLARSLNRGIIDRDLKPSITERKSIQRILRYPPTRTLTGEEKQLLWKFRFSLMAEKRALTKFLRCVEWSDVQEAKQALELMGKWETIDVCDALELLSPVFESEEVRAYAVSVLERADDEELQCYLLQLVQALRFERSDKSRLSYFLVERSLCNTDLASFLRWYVAVELHDHPYARRFYSTYELLEESMLKLGPSANSDEDGFKLWQSLVRQTELTAQLCSITRDVRNVRGGTQKKIEKLRQLLSGLLSELTYFDEPIRSPLAPRVLITGIIPSESSIFKSALHPLRLTFRTASGGSCKIIFKKGDDLRQDQLVIQMVSLMDRLLKLENLDLHLTPYRVLATGHDEGMLEFIPSKSLAQILSEHRSITSYLQKFYPDEDGPFGITATCLETFIKSCAGYSVITYILGIGDRHLDNLLLQDDGRLFHVDFGFILGRDPKPFPPPMKLCKEMVEAMGGAESQYYTRFKSYCCEAYNILRKSSNLILNLFHLMAGSNIPDIASDPEKGILKLQEKFRLDLDDEESIHFFQDLINESVSALFPQMVETIHRWAQYWR from the exons ATGGCTAGGAACGAATTCCGATTCTTCTTGTCGTGTGACATTAATCTGCCGGTGACTTTCAAAATTGAGAGATTGGAGGGCAAATTATCTGCTCGGAAGCCGCCCGATTCAG CTGATGATTGCAACATAGAGGAGAAGAAACCTGAGTTATACGTTGAGAGCTTGTTGTACATCGATGGCGCACCTTTTGGGCTCCCTATGAGAACAAGGTTTTTATCTTTG GGTAGGCTGGAATCAGGAGGCCCGTCGTATTGTTGGAATGAACTTATCACTCTGAGTACTAAGTATCGTGATTTGACAGCAAATTCACAACTTGCTGTTACT GTGTATGATGTTTCATGTGGGAAAGATGAAGAATTGGTTGGGGGGGCGACTATTCACCTTTTCAACATGAAAAAACAGCTCAAGACTGGGAAACATAAACTTAGACTATGGGCGGGCGAAGAAGCAGATGGCTCTATCAATACAAACACACCAGGAAAG GTTCCTAAAGAGGAGAGAGGGGAGCTAGAACGCCTTGAAAAACTAGTGAATAAGTATGAGAGAGGGCAAATTCAAAGAGTTGATTGGCTTGACCGGCTTGCATTCAAAGCCATGGAGAGGATTAAGGAACGCGAGAGCTTGAAAAATGGGAGTTCTCATTTGTATGTCATCATTGATTTCTGCAGCTTTGAGCACCGCGTAGTTTTCCAG GAATCTGGTGCAAATTTCATAATACCATCCCCAATAGCTTCGACAAATGAACTAGTTACAGTTTGGGATCCTGAAGTTGGAAAAGTTAACCCCTCCGAGCACAAGCAGCTAAAGCTGGCTAGAAGTTTAAATCGTGGCATCATTGACAGAGATCTTAAACCTAGCATTACAGAAAGGAA GTCCATACAAAGAATATTAAGATATCCACCAACTAGAACCTTGACTGGAGAGGAGAAGCAACTACTCTGGAAATTTCGATTTTCGCTGATGGCTGAGAAAAGGGCCCTGACAAAATTCTTACGCTGTGTCGAATGGAGTGATGTTCAG GAAGCAAAGCAAGCATTAGAACTGATGGGCAAGTGGGAGACAATTGATGTATGTGATGCACTAGAGCTTCTATCTCCAGTTTTTGAGAGTGAAGAG GTCCGTGCATATGCTGTGAGTGTTCTTGAAAGAGCTGATGATGAAGAGCTCCAGTGCTACCTACTCCAGTTGGTTCAAGCACTTCGTTTCGAACGTTCAGACAAATCTCGCCTTAGTTATTTCCTCGTGGAACGGT CATTGTGCAATACTGACTTGGCTAGCTTTCTTCGATGGTATGTGGCTGTGGAACTCCACGACCATCCATATGCTAGACGTTTCTATAGCACCTATGAGCTGTTAGAAGAAAGTATGTTGAAG TTAGGACCAAGTGCCAATAGCGATGAAGATGGTTTCAAGCTTTGGCAGAGTTTAGTGCGCCAGACAGAACTGACTGCGCAATTGTGTTCTATAACGAGAGATGTTAGAAATGTGAGAGGTGGTACtcaaaagaaaatagaaaagcTTAGGCAGCTCCTATCTGGGCTTCTTAGCGAGCTTACCTACTTCGACGAG CCAATACGGTCGCCTCTTGCACCAAGGGTCCTTATAACAGGGATTATACCATCAGAATCATCAATCTTCAAAAGCGCGCTGCATCCTCTGCGGCTGACATTTCGAACAGCAAGTGGAGGAAGCTGCAAGATCATATTTAAGAAGGGTGATGACCTTAGGCAAGACCAATTG GTTATTCAAATGGTATCACTAATGGATCGACTGCTCAAGCTGGAGAACCTCGACTTGCATTTGACTCCTTACAGAGTGCTAGCAACTGGTCATGACGAAGGCATGCTGGAATTCATTCCTTCAAAATCTTTAGCACAG ATTCTGTCAGAGCACCGTAGTATTACAAGCTACCTGCAGAAATTTTACCCAGACGAAGACGGGCCTTTCGGAATAACTGCAACATGTCTTGAGACGTTCATAAAAAGTTGTGCTGGCTACTCAGTTATCACATATATTCTGGGCATTGGTGACAG GCACCTCGACAACCTGCTGTTGCAAGATGACGGCCGCCTTTTCCACGTAGATTTTGGTTTCATACTTGGCCGAGATCCAAAACCTTTCCCACCACCTATGAAACTGTGCAAGGAAATGGTGGAAGCTATGGGCGGAGCAGAGAG TCAATACTACACCAGATTTAAATCATACTGCTGCGAGGCATACAACATTCTCCGAAAATCAAGCAACCTGATACTAAATTTGTTTCACCTGATGGCCGGTTCCAACATTCCAGACATTGCTTCTGACCCCGAGAAGGGCATTCTCAAG CTTCAAGAAAAGTTCCGCTTGGACTTAGACGACGAGGAGTCGATCCACTTCTTCCAGGATCTCATCAACGAGAGCGTCAGCGCACTGTTTCCACAAATGGTTGAGACCATCCACCGCTGGGCTCAATATTGGCGCTGA
- the LOC121741927 gene encoding phosphatidylinositol 3-kinase, root isoform isoform X2 translates to MARNEFRFFLSCDINLPVTFKIERLEGKLSARKPPDSADDCNIEEKKPELYVESLLYIDGAPFGLPMRTRLESGGPSYCWNELITLSTKYRDLTANSQLAVTVYDVSCGKDEELVGGATIHLFNMKKQLKTGKHKLRLWAGEEADGSINTNTPGKVPKEERGELERLEKLVNKYERGQIQRVDWLDRLAFKAMERIKERESLKNGSSHLYVIIDFCSFEHRVVFQESGANFIIPSPIASTNELVTVWDPEVGKVNPSEHKQLKLARSLNRGIIDRDLKPSITERKSIQRILRYPPTRTLTGEEKQLLWKFRFSLMAEKRALTKFLRCVEWSDVQEAKQALELMGKWETIDVCDALELLSPVFESEEVRAYAVSVLERADDEELQCYLLQLVQALRFERSDKSRLSYFLVERSLCNTDLASFLRWYVAVELHDHPYARRFYSTYELLEESMLKLGPSANSDEDGFKLWQSLVRQTELTAQLCSITRDVRNVRGGTQKKIEKLRQLLSGLLSELTYFDEPIRSPLAPRVLITGIIPSESSIFKSALHPLRLTFRTASGGSCKIIFKKGDDLRQDQLVIQMVSLMDRLLKLENLDLHLTPYRVLATGHDEGMLEFIPSKSLAQILSEHRSITSYLQKFYPDEDGPFGITATCLETFIKSCAGYSVITYILGIGDRHLDNLLLQDDGRLFHVDFGFILGRDPKPFPPPMKLCKEMVEAMGGAESQYYTRFKSYCCEAYNILRKSSNLILNLFHLMAGSNIPDIASDPEKGILKLQEKFRLDLDDEESIHFFQDLINESVSALFPQMVETIHRWAQYWR, encoded by the exons ATGGCTAGGAACGAATTCCGATTCTTCTTGTCGTGTGACATTAATCTGCCGGTGACTTTCAAAATTGAGAGATTGGAGGGCAAATTATCTGCTCGGAAGCCGCCCGATTCAG CTGATGATTGCAACATAGAGGAGAAGAAACCTGAGTTATACGTTGAGAGCTTGTTGTACATCGATGGCGCACCTTTTGGGCTCCCTATGAGAACAAG GCTGGAATCAGGAGGCCCGTCGTATTGTTGGAATGAACTTATCACTCTGAGTACTAAGTATCGTGATTTGACAGCAAATTCACAACTTGCTGTTACT GTGTATGATGTTTCATGTGGGAAAGATGAAGAATTGGTTGGGGGGGCGACTATTCACCTTTTCAACATGAAAAAACAGCTCAAGACTGGGAAACATAAACTTAGACTATGGGCGGGCGAAGAAGCAGATGGCTCTATCAATACAAACACACCAGGAAAG GTTCCTAAAGAGGAGAGAGGGGAGCTAGAACGCCTTGAAAAACTAGTGAATAAGTATGAGAGAGGGCAAATTCAAAGAGTTGATTGGCTTGACCGGCTTGCATTCAAAGCCATGGAGAGGATTAAGGAACGCGAGAGCTTGAAAAATGGGAGTTCTCATTTGTATGTCATCATTGATTTCTGCAGCTTTGAGCACCGCGTAGTTTTCCAG GAATCTGGTGCAAATTTCATAATACCATCCCCAATAGCTTCGACAAATGAACTAGTTACAGTTTGGGATCCTGAAGTTGGAAAAGTTAACCCCTCCGAGCACAAGCAGCTAAAGCTGGCTAGAAGTTTAAATCGTGGCATCATTGACAGAGATCTTAAACCTAGCATTACAGAAAGGAA GTCCATACAAAGAATATTAAGATATCCACCAACTAGAACCTTGACTGGAGAGGAGAAGCAACTACTCTGGAAATTTCGATTTTCGCTGATGGCTGAGAAAAGGGCCCTGACAAAATTCTTACGCTGTGTCGAATGGAGTGATGTTCAG GAAGCAAAGCAAGCATTAGAACTGATGGGCAAGTGGGAGACAATTGATGTATGTGATGCACTAGAGCTTCTATCTCCAGTTTTTGAGAGTGAAGAG GTCCGTGCATATGCTGTGAGTGTTCTTGAAAGAGCTGATGATGAAGAGCTCCAGTGCTACCTACTCCAGTTGGTTCAAGCACTTCGTTTCGAACGTTCAGACAAATCTCGCCTTAGTTATTTCCTCGTGGAACGGT CATTGTGCAATACTGACTTGGCTAGCTTTCTTCGATGGTATGTGGCTGTGGAACTCCACGACCATCCATATGCTAGACGTTTCTATAGCACCTATGAGCTGTTAGAAGAAAGTATGTTGAAG TTAGGACCAAGTGCCAATAGCGATGAAGATGGTTTCAAGCTTTGGCAGAGTTTAGTGCGCCAGACAGAACTGACTGCGCAATTGTGTTCTATAACGAGAGATGTTAGAAATGTGAGAGGTGGTACtcaaaagaaaatagaaaagcTTAGGCAGCTCCTATCTGGGCTTCTTAGCGAGCTTACCTACTTCGACGAG CCAATACGGTCGCCTCTTGCACCAAGGGTCCTTATAACAGGGATTATACCATCAGAATCATCAATCTTCAAAAGCGCGCTGCATCCTCTGCGGCTGACATTTCGAACAGCAAGTGGAGGAAGCTGCAAGATCATATTTAAGAAGGGTGATGACCTTAGGCAAGACCAATTG GTTATTCAAATGGTATCACTAATGGATCGACTGCTCAAGCTGGAGAACCTCGACTTGCATTTGACTCCTTACAGAGTGCTAGCAACTGGTCATGACGAAGGCATGCTGGAATTCATTCCTTCAAAATCTTTAGCACAG ATTCTGTCAGAGCACCGTAGTATTACAAGCTACCTGCAGAAATTTTACCCAGACGAAGACGGGCCTTTCGGAATAACTGCAACATGTCTTGAGACGTTCATAAAAAGTTGTGCTGGCTACTCAGTTATCACATATATTCTGGGCATTGGTGACAG GCACCTCGACAACCTGCTGTTGCAAGATGACGGCCGCCTTTTCCACGTAGATTTTGGTTTCATACTTGGCCGAGATCCAAAACCTTTCCCACCACCTATGAAACTGTGCAAGGAAATGGTGGAAGCTATGGGCGGAGCAGAGAG TCAATACTACACCAGATTTAAATCATACTGCTGCGAGGCATACAACATTCTCCGAAAATCAAGCAACCTGATACTAAATTTGTTTCACCTGATGGCCGGTTCCAACATTCCAGACATTGCTTCTGACCCCGAGAAGGGCATTCTCAAG CTTCAAGAAAAGTTCCGCTTGGACTTAGACGACGAGGAGTCGATCCACTTCTTCCAGGATCTCATCAACGAGAGCGTCAGCGCACTGTTTCCACAAATGGTTGAGACCATCCACCGCTGGGCTCAATATTGGCGCTGA
- the LOC121741927 gene encoding phosphatidylinositol 3-kinase, root isoform isoform X3: MKKQLKTGKHKLRLWAGEEADGSINTNTPGKVPKEERGELERLEKLVNKYERGQIQRVDWLDRLAFKAMERIKERESLKNGSSHLYVIIDFCSFEHRVVFQESGANFIIPSPIASTNELVTVWDPEVGKVNPSEHKQLKLARSLNRGIIDRDLKPSITERKSIQRILRYPPTRTLTGEEKQLLWKFRFSLMAEKRALTKFLRCVEWSDVQEAKQALELMGKWETIDVCDALELLSPVFESEEVRAYAVSVLERADDEELQCYLLQLVQALRFERSDKSRLSYFLVERSLCNTDLASFLRWYVAVELHDHPYARRFYSTYELLEESMLKLGPSANSDEDGFKLWQSLVRQTELTAQLCSITRDVRNVRGGTQKKIEKLRQLLSGLLSELTYFDEPIRSPLAPRVLITGIIPSESSIFKSALHPLRLTFRTASGGSCKIIFKKGDDLRQDQLVIQMVSLMDRLLKLENLDLHLTPYRVLATGHDEGMLEFIPSKSLAQILSEHRSITSYLQKFYPDEDGPFGITATCLETFIKSCAGYSVITYILGIGDRHLDNLLLQDDGRLFHVDFGFILGRDPKPFPPPMKLCKEMVEAMGGAESQYYTRFKSYCCEAYNILRKSSNLILNLFHLMAGSNIPDIASDPEKGILKLQEKFRLDLDDEESIHFFQDLINESVSALFPQMVETIHRWAQYWR; encoded by the exons ATGAAAAAACAGCTCAAGACTGGGAAACATAAACTTAGACTATGGGCGGGCGAAGAAGCAGATGGCTCTATCAATACAAACACACCAGGAAAG GTTCCTAAAGAGGAGAGAGGGGAGCTAGAACGCCTTGAAAAACTAGTGAATAAGTATGAGAGAGGGCAAATTCAAAGAGTTGATTGGCTTGACCGGCTTGCATTCAAAGCCATGGAGAGGATTAAGGAACGCGAGAGCTTGAAAAATGGGAGTTCTCATTTGTATGTCATCATTGATTTCTGCAGCTTTGAGCACCGCGTAGTTTTCCAG GAATCTGGTGCAAATTTCATAATACCATCCCCAATAGCTTCGACAAATGAACTAGTTACAGTTTGGGATCCTGAAGTTGGAAAAGTTAACCCCTCCGAGCACAAGCAGCTAAAGCTGGCTAGAAGTTTAAATCGTGGCATCATTGACAGAGATCTTAAACCTAGCATTACAGAAAGGAA GTCCATACAAAGAATATTAAGATATCCACCAACTAGAACCTTGACTGGAGAGGAGAAGCAACTACTCTGGAAATTTCGATTTTCGCTGATGGCTGAGAAAAGGGCCCTGACAAAATTCTTACGCTGTGTCGAATGGAGTGATGTTCAG GAAGCAAAGCAAGCATTAGAACTGATGGGCAAGTGGGAGACAATTGATGTATGTGATGCACTAGAGCTTCTATCTCCAGTTTTTGAGAGTGAAGAG GTCCGTGCATATGCTGTGAGTGTTCTTGAAAGAGCTGATGATGAAGAGCTCCAGTGCTACCTACTCCAGTTGGTTCAAGCACTTCGTTTCGAACGTTCAGACAAATCTCGCCTTAGTTATTTCCTCGTGGAACGGT CATTGTGCAATACTGACTTGGCTAGCTTTCTTCGATGGTATGTGGCTGTGGAACTCCACGACCATCCATATGCTAGACGTTTCTATAGCACCTATGAGCTGTTAGAAGAAAGTATGTTGAAG TTAGGACCAAGTGCCAATAGCGATGAAGATGGTTTCAAGCTTTGGCAGAGTTTAGTGCGCCAGACAGAACTGACTGCGCAATTGTGTTCTATAACGAGAGATGTTAGAAATGTGAGAGGTGGTACtcaaaagaaaatagaaaagcTTAGGCAGCTCCTATCTGGGCTTCTTAGCGAGCTTACCTACTTCGACGAG CCAATACGGTCGCCTCTTGCACCAAGGGTCCTTATAACAGGGATTATACCATCAGAATCATCAATCTTCAAAAGCGCGCTGCATCCTCTGCGGCTGACATTTCGAACAGCAAGTGGAGGAAGCTGCAAGATCATATTTAAGAAGGGTGATGACCTTAGGCAAGACCAATTG GTTATTCAAATGGTATCACTAATGGATCGACTGCTCAAGCTGGAGAACCTCGACTTGCATTTGACTCCTTACAGAGTGCTAGCAACTGGTCATGACGAAGGCATGCTGGAATTCATTCCTTCAAAATCTTTAGCACAG ATTCTGTCAGAGCACCGTAGTATTACAAGCTACCTGCAGAAATTTTACCCAGACGAAGACGGGCCTTTCGGAATAACTGCAACATGTCTTGAGACGTTCATAAAAAGTTGTGCTGGCTACTCAGTTATCACATATATTCTGGGCATTGGTGACAG GCACCTCGACAACCTGCTGTTGCAAGATGACGGCCGCCTTTTCCACGTAGATTTTGGTTTCATACTTGGCCGAGATCCAAAACCTTTCCCACCACCTATGAAACTGTGCAAGGAAATGGTGGAAGCTATGGGCGGAGCAGAGAG TCAATACTACACCAGATTTAAATCATACTGCTGCGAGGCATACAACATTCTCCGAAAATCAAGCAACCTGATACTAAATTTGTTTCACCTGATGGCCGGTTCCAACATTCCAGACATTGCTTCTGACCCCGAGAAGGGCATTCTCAAG CTTCAAGAAAAGTTCCGCTTGGACTTAGACGACGAGGAGTCGATCCACTTCTTCCAGGATCTCATCAACGAGAGCGTCAGCGCACTGTTTCCACAAATGGTTGAGACCATCCACCGCTGGGCTCAATATTGGCGCTGA
- the LOC121742658 gene encoding probable E3 ubiquitin-protein ligase XERICO isoform X2, with amino-acid sequence MAISSYPTPADAGVLCVILANTAISISIFKEMFRSILKVIGINISSWEDFTVEPSNSGECCRRPSELYVEEFRSHSPSMQYESVFFHQCPKQECSICLTEFVPKAEINQLSCGHVFHKACLEKWLNYWNTTCPLCRNYMMPQEAEEDASCPM; translated from the coding sequence ATGGCGATATCATCGTACCCTACTCCAGCAGACGCGGGAGTGCTGTGCGTAATCCTGGCTAACACagccatctccatctccatcttcaAGGAGATGTTCCGCTCCATCCTAAAAGTCATCGGCATTAACATATCTTCGTGGGAGGACTTCACGGTGGAGCCCTCAAATTCGGGCGAGTGCTGCAGACGCCCCTCAGAGTTGTACGTGGAGGAGTTCAGGAGCCACTCGCCCTCTATGCAGTACGAATCGGTCTTCTTCCACCAATGCCCCAAGCAAGAGTGCTCCATCTGCCTGACAGAATTCGTGCCCAAGGCCGAGATCAACCAGCTCTCCTGCGGCCACGTCTTCCACAAGGCGTGCCTCGAGAAGTGGCTCAACTACTGGAACACGACATGCCCTCTCTGTCGGAACTACATGATGCCACAGGAAGCTGAGGAGGATGCCTCCTGCCCCATGTGA
- the LOC121742658 gene encoding probable E3 ubiquitin-protein ligase XERICO isoform X1 produces the protein MCVKIPTLCGSHHLQRSFSLFLGLKMAISSYPTPADAGVLCVILANTAISISIFKEMFRSILKVIGINISSWEDFTVEPSNSGECCRRPSELYVEEFRSHSPSMQYESVFFHQCPKQECSICLTEFVPKAEINQLSCGHVFHKACLEKWLNYWNTTCPLCRNYMMPQEAEEDASCPM, from the exons ATGTGTGTAAAGATTCCAACTTTGTGTGGATCTCACCATTTACAGAGGTCCTTTTCCTTGTTTTTAg GCTTGAAAATGGCGATATCATCGTACCCTACTCCAGCAGACGCGGGAGTGCTGTGCGTAATCCTGGCTAACACagccatctccatctccatcttcaAGGAGATGTTCCGCTCCATCCTAAAAGTCATCGGCATTAACATATCTTCGTGGGAGGACTTCACGGTGGAGCCCTCAAATTCGGGCGAGTGCTGCAGACGCCCCTCAGAGTTGTACGTGGAGGAGTTCAGGAGCCACTCGCCCTCTATGCAGTACGAATCGGTCTTCTTCCACCAATGCCCCAAGCAAGAGTGCTCCATCTGCCTGACAGAATTCGTGCCCAAGGCCGAGATCAACCAGCTCTCCTGCGGCCACGTCTTCCACAAGGCGTGCCTCGAGAAGTGGCTCAACTACTGGAACACGACATGCCCTCTCTGTCGGAACTACATGATGCCACAGGAAGCTGAGGAGGATGCCTCCTGCCCCATGTGA
- the LOC121810856 gene encoding RRP15-like protein, producing MTEATQLVDAKNVGRKRKSGNKKGLNAKKRRMMHQGGEKKVKINPKTRKLYQKRARDYNSDETEEDEDPQQAPSAVAVDESKHIGDGFEGGLSDDGGVENEGFEGEEEEVSEDESGKIQPGIVRFSEGIKAFKSAFKKIVKKSAGDEDVLGPVLSANKKLLAEKLAEEDLEKKVRGEAKKERHMISEKGHVKPAEFLDAHEKLLLGVATKGVVKLFNAVNKAQNAQKGFNPLITKDEKVIKQRRKEAFFSELGRTSTQSAATVIKVGTSSGSVDGEAPAWAVKLLHGPLCMTITC from the exons ATGACAGAAGCAACGCAGTTGGTCGATGCTAAGAATGTCGGTAGGAAACGGAAATCGGGGAACAAGAAGGGGTTGAATGCGAAGAAAAGGCGAATGATGCATCAAGGCGGTGAAAAGAAGGTTAAAATTAATCCAAAAACGAGGAAATTGTATCAGAAGAGGGCTAGGGATTACAATTCTGACGAGACAGAAGAAGATGAGGATCCCCAGCAAGCTCCGAGTGCAGTTGCAgttgacgaatccaagcataTTGGTGATGGATTTGAAGGTGGATTATCTGACGATGGTGGTGTGGAGaatgaagggtttgagggagaggaagaagaggtaTCGGAAGACGAAAGCGGTAAAATTCAGCCTGGGATTGTGAGGTTTTCCGAGGGGATTAAGGCTTTTAAGTCGGCATTTAAGAAGATTGTTAAGAAGAGTGCTGGCGATGAGGATGTGTTG GGTCCTGTGTTATCCGCCAATAAGAAGCTGTTAGCTGAGAAGCTTGCTGAAGAGGATTTGGAAAAGAAAGTGAGGGGGGAAGCAAAGAAGGAGAGGCATATG ATAAGCGAGAAGGGGCATGTGAAGCCTGCTGAATTTTTGGATGCTCATGAGAAGCTTCTGTTGGGAGTGGCAACTAAAGGAG TGGTGAAGTTGTTCAATGCT GTAAATAAGGCCCAGAATGCCCAGAAAGGTTTTAATCCTTTGATAACAAAGGACGAGAAAG TAATAAAGCAACGGAGGAAGGAAGCCTTCTTCTCGGAGTTGGGCAGGACATCAACCCAATCAGCTGCGACAGTTATCAAG GTTGGCACCTCAAGTGGCTCTGTGGATGGTGAAGCTCCTGCATGGGCGGTGAAGCTCCTGCATGGGCCCCTCTGCATGACAATTACATGTTGA
- the LOC121811090 gene encoding zinc finger protein CONSTANS-LIKE 9-like, with product MGYLCDFCGEQRSVVFCRSDAASLCLSCDCSVHSANALSRRHPRTLVCERCNSQPAFVRCIEEKLSLCQNCDWMGHVNSNVSPVHKRQPVNCYSGCPLLSELSAVWPFLLNSPTVGDSACEQEMGSMSITDNRTIDRQEPQEKANTQNESLRGEASSQPNMVLDKPAGWMESLNLLDHRLQNVDQLTASTSTSMPKVPLFGAKGRTLYEDDGCYDNLNMDEIDMGFENYDELFGMSHDNPKNIFGDDGIFGMKEMSTSNCQGASAAEVSSTGGLNPMQPACSNVASADSVISSKTEPNLCFTKQAHSGLSFSGLTGETTGGDYQDCGVSSLAILGDPPWYPPGPESSIPSTSRTNAVMRYKEKKKSRMFEKKVRYESRKARADVRRRVKGRFVKAGETYDYDPLSPSKSY from the exons ATGGGATATCTTTGTGATTTCTGTGGGGAGCAAAGATCTGTAGTATTCTGTCGGTCTGATGCAGCTAGTTTATGTTTGTCTTGTGACTGCTCTGTCCATTCTGCAAATGCCCTTTCAAGGCGTCACCCGAGGACACTTGTTTGTGAAAGATGCAATTCTCAACCAGCTTTTGTACGATGTATAGAAGAGAAGTTGTCCCTTTGTCAAAATTGTGATTGGATGGGACATGTTAATTCAAATGTAAGTCCCGTACATAAGAGACAACCTGTTAATTGTTACTCAGGGTGCCCTTTGCTTTCAGAACTTTCTGCTGTTTGGCCTTTTCTCTTGAATTCTCCTACAGTCGGAGATTCTGCATGTGAGCAGGAAATGGGTTCAATGAGTATTACTGATAACAGAACAATAGATCGCCAAGAACCCCAAGAAAAAGCTAACACACAAAATGAATCGTTACGGGGGGAAGCTAGCAGCCAGCCTAATATGGTCTTGGATAAACCAGCAGGTTGGATGGAGTCATTAAATCTTCTTGATCACAGGCTGCAGAATGTGGATCAGCTGACAGCATCTACTAGCACTTCCATGCCCAAG GTTCCCTTATTTGGAGCAAAAGGGCGTACTTTGTATGAGGATGATGGTTGCTATGATAATCTCAACATGGATGAGATTGACATGGGTTTTGAAAACTATGACGAACTTTTTGGTATGTCTCATGataatccaaaaaatatttttggtgacGATGGGATATTTGGGATGAAAGAAATGTCCACGTCCAACTGTCAAGGTGCTTCTGCTGCTGAG GTATCATCGACTGGAGGACTAAATCCGATGCAACCAGCTTGCAGCAATGTAGCATCTGCAGATTCAGTTATTAGCTCTAAAACTGAGCCCAACTTATGTTTCACGAAGCAGGCACACTCAGGCCTCTCATTTTCCGGCCTAACTGGGGAAACCACTGGTGGAGATTATCAAGACTGTGGAGTTTCATCATTGGCAATCTTGGGTGACCCACCATGGTACCCTCCAGGTCCTGAGAGTTCCATACCTTCTACTAGTAGGACCAATGCTGTCATGCGGTacaaagagaagaagaaatcaCGGAT GTTTGAGAAGAAAGTGAGGTACGAATCTCGCAAGGCAAGAGCAGATGTACGGAGGCGTGTGAAGGGACGCTTTGTCAAGGCTGGTGAAACTTACGACTATGATCCACTGAGCCCAAGCAAGAGCTACTGA